A genomic region of Salvelinus namaycush isolate Seneca chromosome 7, SaNama_1.0, whole genome shotgun sequence contains the following coding sequences:
- the LOC120051452 gene encoding serine protease 23-like encodes MQTKRKWGEALSGSPSSMASFPSIPSPLPLLFLLLSIPPVAPIQPQWPLQRVPVVLPQVTEDRPAPHFQADARLDVTSPCDPECHKNALPPSYWDLRSILSYETLHSNGRLTETAVGIYGYTARPQTTPALPSRRKRQIFGHDGRFSIVGQDFLLNYPFSAAVKLSTGCSGTLVGDRHVLTAAHCVHDGKNYVKGAQKLRVGFLKPKQRDSPNPASATNASIAHPSPPDKMKFQWIRAKRTHVPKGWIKGNGNDIGMDYDYALLELKKAHKRRHMKLGVSPPAKQLPGRRVQFSGYDNDRPGQLVYRFCRAGEETPDLLYQHCDAQPGASGSGIYARMWDRRRRRWERKVIGVFSGHQWVDRDGASQEFNVAVRVTPLKYAQICYWIKGNYVDCREG; translated from the exons ATGCAAACCAAGCGTAAGTGGGGAGAAGCGCTCAGTGG gTCTCCCTCCTCCATGGCCTCttttccctccatcccatccccccttcccctcctcttcctcctcctctccatccctccagtgGCTCCTATCCAGCCCCAATGGCCCCTGCAGCGCGTCCCCGTGGTCTTACCCCAGGTGACAGAGGACCGACCCGCCCCCCACTTCCAGGCTGACGCCCGATTGGACGTCACCTCCCCATGTGACCCAGAATGCCACAAGAATGCTCTTCCCCCCAGCTACTGGGACCTGCGTAGCATCCTGTCATACGAGACGCTCCATAGCAACGGTCGCCTTACCGAAACCGCGGTGGGGATCTACGGGTACACCGCCCGCCCCCAGACCACGCCGGCACTGCCTTCCCGACGCAAACGTCAGATCTTTGGCCATGACGGGCGTTTCAGCATCGTAGGGCAAGACTTCCTGTTGAACTACCCATTTTCGGCAGCGGTCAAGCTGTCCACCGGGTGTTCCGGAACACTGGTGGGCGACCGGCACGTTCTGACCGCCGCCCACTGCGTCCACGACGGGAAGAACTACGTGAAAGGGGCGCAAAAGCTCCGGGTGGGTTTCCTGAAGCCAAAGCAGCGTGACTCTCCCAATCCTGCCTCTGCCACCAATGCATCCATCGCCCATCCGTCACCCCCGGATAAGATGAAGTTCCAGTGGATTCGTGCCAAGCGCACCCACGTGCCCAAAGGCTGGATCAAGGGCAACGGCAACGACATCGGAATGGACTACGACTACGCCTTATTAGAGCTCAAGAAGGCCCACAAAAGACGCCACATGAAGCTGGGCGTCTCCCCACCGGCGAAGCAACTGCCCGGGCGCAGGGTCCAGTTCTCCGGCTATGACAACGACCGGCCGGGCCAGCTGGTCTACCGGTTCTGCCGGGCTGGAGAGGAGACGCCGGACCTTCTCTACCAGCATTGTGATGCCCAGCCCGGGGCCAGCGGCTCGGGGATCTACGCTCGTATGTGGGACCGGAGGAGGCGGCGCTGGGAGAGGAAGGTGATCGGGGTGTTCTCAGGGCACCAGTGGGTGGATCGAGACGGGGCGTCCCAGGAGTTTAACGTGGCGGTGAGGGTGACGCCTCTGAAATACGCCCAGATCTGCTACTGGATCAAAGGAAACTATGTAGACTGCCGAGAAGGATGA